One Spirosoma agri DNA window includes the following coding sequences:
- a CDS encoding glycosyltransferase family 4 protein: MTNVFIDHQKFSTQRYGGISRYFASVMDGLRDSTNFSYKLGVLHSQNHYLRHESLPLNKGVSGRLIRQKESVGYRINELYCKQLLTRQDFDVFHPTYYNPYFLKSLRKPLVITIHDMTYERLPEYFWAQDPLTHQKRLNIERADAIIAISNTTRTDLISLFDVDPDKIHVIYHGIDTTSPLVSQPVANLPENYLLYVGDRSGYKNFYLFLNAFKELHTRYPDLNVVLTGGGSMAIADREFVHRLGLQDWVHHVNATDQELNFLYRNALSFVYPSLYEGFGLPILEAFRTDCPMVLSDTDCFREVAADAATYFSPTSLDDLIGTIDAIITDTELRKKLVESGKKRLNQFPLSESVAQTLNVYKALN, from the coding sequence ATGACGAACGTATTTATCGATCATCAGAAGTTTAGCACCCAGCGCTACGGCGGTATCAGCCGATACTTCGCCAGCGTAATGGATGGCCTAAGGGACTCGACTAATTTTAGTTACAAGCTGGGTGTGTTGCACAGTCAGAATCACTACCTCCGACATGAATCACTGCCCCTGAATAAGGGTGTATCGGGTCGATTGATTCGCCAGAAGGAATCTGTCGGTTACCGTATTAATGAACTATACTGTAAGCAATTATTGACCAGGCAGGATTTCGATGTTTTCCATCCAACTTACTACAATCCTTATTTCCTGAAATCATTACGTAAACCGCTGGTCATCACGATTCACGATATGACCTATGAGCGGCTACCCGAATACTTCTGGGCACAGGACCCACTGACCCACCAAAAGCGGCTGAATATTGAACGGGCGGATGCCATCATTGCCATTTCAAATACAACACGAACCGATCTGATCAGCCTTTTTGATGTTGATCCGGATAAGATCCATGTCATTTATCATGGCATTGATACAACCTCACCATTGGTTAGTCAGCCAGTAGCGAATTTGCCTGAAAACTACTTACTCTATGTAGGTGATCGTAGCGGTTACAAGAACTTTTATCTATTTTTGAATGCCTTTAAAGAGTTACATACGCGTTACCCTGATTTAAATGTTGTCTTGACGGGTGGCGGGAGTATGGCAATTGCGGATCGAGAGTTTGTCCATCGGTTAGGCTTACAGGATTGGGTCCATCACGTCAATGCAACCGATCAGGAACTTAACTTTCTTTATCGGAATGCGCTGTCTTTCGTTTATCCTTCGCTTTACGAAGGGTTCGGACTACCCATTCTTGAAGCTTTCCGGACGGATTGTCCGATGGTGTTGAGCGATACCGATTGTTTTAGGGAGGTAGCTGCCGACGCGGCAACTTATTTTTCCCCGACTAGTCTGGATGATCTGATTGGCACAATAGATGCAATCATAACGGATACTGAACTACGAAAGAAACTGGTTGAATCGGGGAAAAAGAGACTAAACCAATTTCCACTCTCTGAATCGGTTGCCCAGACGCTCAACGTATATAAGGCATTAAACTAG
- a CDS encoding sugar transferase has protein sequence MTEIVIGPNLVDIAPLACLLLVEKDDQIADQIVSLVSDSCSIVRFRNVDDAEEWLAYNPTVDLIIADKHSGQTLASLARASATNQSVPVLIASRFVKPDLLEDVLTAGVTDILTIGKDDYALQSKIRYYLELNTRILSVPDKRPVSANRQFELPWWKRAIDIVVSLSILLALSPLLVVVSLLIKLDSRGPILYRSKRAGTNFHVFSMFKFRTMSSRADQQLRELASQNIYTKPQEISSLEEVIESRAAFTCDSCRQRGVACQQPLYDHDQLICEKLFLRENEDAAKFMKFRNDPRITRLGSILRNSSIDELPQLLNILIGDMSLVGNRPLPLYEAEKLTSDEFAQRFAGPAGLTGLWQITKRAKGQGPMSDWERTQLDILYSRTFSFQTDMHIIWRTIFSLWQKENV, from the coding sequence ATGACAGAAATCGTCATCGGGCCGAATCTCGTGGATATTGCACCTTTAGCTTGTCTCTTGTTAGTGGAGAAAGATGATCAGATTGCCGACCAGATTGTCTCGCTGGTCAGTGACTCCTGCTCAATCGTGCGGTTTAGAAACGTCGATGACGCTGAAGAATGGCTGGCCTATAATCCGACAGTCGATTTAATAATAGCAGACAAGCATAGCGGCCAAACACTGGCATCTCTGGCAAGAGCCAGCGCCACAAACCAGTCGGTTCCTGTTTTGATTGCCAGTCGCTTCGTAAAGCCTGATCTGCTGGAAGACGTGTTAACCGCTGGTGTTACCGATATTCTCACGATTGGCAAAGACGATTACGCCTTACAATCGAAAATAAGGTATTACCTAGAGCTGAATACGCGTATACTATCAGTTCCGGACAAAAGGCCAGTATCAGCAAATCGTCAGTTCGAACTCCCCTGGTGGAAACGGGCTATCGATATTGTTGTCTCGTTGTCTATATTACTAGCGTTGTCACCCCTTCTGGTGGTAGTTTCCCTATTGATAAAACTAGATTCGAGGGGACCAATTTTATACAGATCAAAGCGGGCAGGGACTAACTTTCACGTATTTAGCATGTTCAAGTTCCGGACGATGAGCTCACGGGCGGACCAGCAACTTCGAGAGCTTGCTTCGCAGAATATCTATACGAAACCACAAGAAATCAGTAGTCTCGAAGAGGTTATAGAAAGCCGAGCTGCATTTACCTGTGACTCCTGCCGACAGCGGGGTGTAGCTTGCCAGCAACCACTCTACGATCATGATCAACTGATCTGCGAGAAATTGTTTCTCCGGGAAAATGAAGATGCGGCTAAGTTTATGAAGTTCCGAAATGATCCACGCATTACCCGATTGGGTTCCATTCTCCGTAACAGTAGCATCGATGAATTACCGCAACTGCTTAATATCCTGATCGGTGATATGTCTTTGGTGGGCAACCGTCCATTGCCTCTTTACGAAGCTGAAAAGTTAACCTCCGACGAATTTGCTCAGCGGTTTGCAGGACCAGCGGGTCTGACTGGTCTTTGGCAGATTACAAAACGAGCCAAAGGGCAAGGTCCTATGTCGGATTGGGAGCGGACGCAGCTCGACATTCTGTACTCCAGGACCTTTTCCTTTCAGACGGATATGCACATTATATGGCGTACCATTTTTAGTTTGTGGCAAAAAGAAAACGTATAA
- a CDS encoding response regulator transcription factor: MNSKYHLLIVDENPYVADILIQTLKADFHITVANTGHDAARLLIQGNRFDCVLTELNLSVFSGLELTKLIRMSKLIFQTPIIVLSNAPDSNTRIECLEQGVDSYISKPFNPLEVKAKIHAILRRTAPAKEESPEQKSSHLPSEDKPSWQPKSRILSMLLRGYLVAQSA, from the coding sequence ATGAATTCAAAATATCATTTGCTAATAGTGGATGAAAATCCTTATGTAGCTGATATTCTCATACAAACGTTGAAAGCAGATTTTCATATCACTGTGGCCAACACAGGTCATGATGCCGCTCGCTTGCTAATCCAGGGCAACCGGTTTGACTGTGTACTCACCGAATTGAATCTCTCCGTTTTTAGTGGACTTGAACTGACAAAACTTATTCGAATGAGTAAGCTCATCTTTCAAACGCCAATCATTGTACTTTCAAATGCTCCCGACAGCAATACTCGGATAGAGTGCCTCGAACAGGGGGTTGACAGTTACATTTCTAAGCCCTTCAATCCACTGGAAGTAAAGGCCAAAATACACGCTATTTTACGTCGTACTGCTCCAGCGAAAGAAGAATCTCCTGAACAGAAATCGTCTCATCTTCCCAGTGAAGACAAGCCATCCTGGCAACCAAAATCACGGATTTTATCCATGCTGCTGAGAGGTTATCTTGTTGCTCAAAGCGCATAG